Genomic DNA from Thiovulum sp. ES:
CAATTTTGGAAAATTCAAAGTTTGAATGATTTAGAAGATATGGACTCTGGTTTGAAAAATGCTATTTAGACTTTCAATCAAATTCGTAAAGACTGATTTCTTCATTGTTGCTTTTTCTCCAAAAACAATGGCTTATATTTTTTTATTGTATTCATGGGTAGAATTATAACAAGTTAGTCAGTCCCACTTTTTTGTAAATGATGGAGAAAATCGAGCTGTGAAATTACAGAAATAGGAGATTTGTCGGAGAGATCCGACAAAATGCTTTAGAAGTTGTATCGTCCAACAACTCGTAGTGTGTGAGCTAATTCAGAATCGCTTTCATTCTCTTTCCAAACATTCCAACCGTAAACATTTTGAGTTAGAACATATCCCGCACTTAAATCAACACCAACAAGTTTTGTTTTAAATTCAGCTTCAAGAACCATTCCTGTAATGTCTTTAACATCAGCAGTTGCAAAAGAAGAGTTGATTTTTGACACAGCACTTGAATCTTCTCCGTGCATATACATTGCTCCTCGAAGACCTAAGCTACTCGCACCCATTGTTTGGTTAAAAGCAACTTTTAAAGCTGTTGTTTCTGTTGCACCCGCAACATGTCCATTTCCGTTAAGTAGTGGAGTTGCTGTAAAAAGTTTTGTTGTTGAATCAGTTCCAAGATTTGAAATTTCATGGCTATCTGCTTTACCACTAGTCACAGAACCAGCAACAGATATTTTAGCACCCTCTCCCATTTTGTAACAAGCCATTCCTGCAAATGCTGTTGTGTCGTCAGCATCAGAAATATCATCGTCAAACATAAATCCTGCAACTTGACCAGCTACATGAATGTTGTCCATTTTATACATTGCATCTACCCAATAAGCATTTGCAACTGTTGGGATATTATAAAACCAAGCTTGACCAGAAACATTATCTTGTCCATAAACTCCAGCAATTGCATAAGCACCATCAGCAGCTAAACCACCAGCAAGTGTATTAAATTGTCCAAGAGTTGTGTGATTATTGTGTTTTCCAACATAAGCACCGATAAGTGTTACACCTTGATCAGCTAAATTTTGATCAACTAAAACAATTGCATCAAATGTATTTTGGAAAACATTCCAACTTTCAGAATATAAAAATGGAGTATCAAGTGTTTGTCGTCCAAGAACAAATGTAGATTTTCCCATTGTTTTTGTTAAATATGCTTCACCAAAGAAATACTCTTCATCACTTTGACCAAGTTGAAATGCAGGGTTTTCATCTGCTTCTGGAGTATGTTTTGCAGTTCCAAGGTCTAAAATACCTGTTCTTAAAACAACATGATCATTGTCAGCAGAACCTGCTACACCTTGCATTGTTCCAGAAACAAGATTATGCTCTAAACCAAGAGTTTCAAGAACATTAAATCTAGCACCAAATCCAAAACCATTTCCAAGGTCTGAAGTCATTTTAAGAGAGAAACCAACATTTGCTCTTGAACTCTCTTTGTGGAAAAGACCTGTTTCATCATCAATCTGCTTGTCAGAAGTTCCACCAAGTGCATACCAAGGAGCATATGGATTATTTACCATTGTTTGATAGTAAAGTGTCGCTTGACCTGTGATGTCAAGATTTCGTAAAAAAGCACTTTTCTCTTTTTCAAGAGGTGCTACTTCTTCTGCATATGCAAAAGAACCAAGTGCAACAACAGTTGCTAAACTTAAGTTTAAAATCTTCATTTTTTGCCTCCAATGAATAATAAAAAACATTATCTTTTGACATATTAAGTTGTTTTTGCTTAAATTCAAATTATTTTAATATTCTTAAGGTTAAAATAAGAAAAGTGTAAAAGTTTCAAAAGAGTTGTGTTTTTAGGAGTATTTGCGACAAAAAAATATTTAAAAAGTTTTTAACCTCTGTTAAAATAGGCAAATCTATTTTTAAGGAAAAGATTTGAAAGTTTTACTTTTAGCGGGTGGATTTGGAACTCGACTTTCAGAGGAAACTGATATTCGACCAAAACCGATGGTTGAAATCGGGGGAAAACCGATTCTTTGGCATATTATGAAAATATATTCTAGTTACGGATTTAATGAATTTGTCGTTCTTCTTGGTTATAAAGGTTACTACATAAAAGAGTATTTTGCAAACTATTTTCTTCATCAAAGTGATGTTACTTTTGATTTAAAAAACAACACAACAGAAATTCATAACAACAGCTCAGAACCTTGGAAAGTTACACTTATTGATACTGGTCGAGATTCAATGACAGGCGGACGAGTTAAACGAGCAAAAGATTTTATTGGAAATGAGACTTTTATGCTGACTTATGGCGATGGTGTTTCTGATGTAAATATTGCTGAACTCTTGCAATTTCATAAAAATCACGGAAAACTTTTAACAATGACTTCTGTTCAGCCAGATGGTCGTTTTGGTGCAGTGCAAATGGATGAAAAAGGAAAAGTTGAAAAATTTATTGAAAAACCAAAAGGTGATGGTGGTTGGATAAATGGTGGCTTTTTTGTTTGCGAACCTGAAGTTATGGATTATATTGATGGAGACTCGACAATTTTTGAACAAGAACCTCTCAAAAATCTAGCAAAAGAGGACGAAATTTTTACACATCAACATCGCGGTTTTTGGAAACCCATGGACACTTTACGAGATAAAAATGAGCTGAATAGACTCTGGAATGAAAATATTGCAAAGTGGAAAGTTTGGAAATAGATTTTTGAACCTATCTTT
This window encodes:
- a CDS encoding glucose-1-phosphate cytidylyltransferase (PFAM: Nucleotidyl transferase~TIGRFAM: glucose-1-phosphate cytidylyltransferase) — its product is MKVLLLAGGFGTRLSEETDIRPKPMVEIGGKPILWHIMKIYSSYGFNEFVVLLGYKGYYIKEYFANYFLHQSDVTFDLKNNTTEIHNNSSEPWKVTLIDTGRDSMTGGRVKRAKDFIGNETFMLTYGDGVSDVNIAELLQFHKNHGKLLTMTSVQPDGRFGAVQMDEKGKVEKFIEKPKGDGGWINGGFFVCEPEVMDYIDGDSTIFEQEPLKNLAKEDEIFTHQHRGFWKPMDTLRDKNELNRLWNENIAKWKVWK